The Wansuia hejianensis genomic interval AGTAGAATCAGAGGTGATGTCACCGGTGATCAGCTGGTAAGCACCCTGGATTGCCAGGTAGCCCAGATCTGCGCAGTTCCACAGAACGCCTGTGTTCAGCGGATTGGTTTCATCCTTGATGTAAGTCTTCAGGGCATTCGGGGTAGCAAGTCCGGTCAGGGAAATCTTACTTGCATCCGGTTTGCTGGAAGCAGAAGCATACTGAGCGCCCAGGGCGGGAGTCGCCATTGAAGACAGAGCGATTGCAGCCTGGATCTTGTCGTCGCCTTCTCCCATTCTTCCCATCAGAGTAGCAGCCTCGCTGTTAACCTTAGTCTCATCAGTCCCAGGATAGTACACATCTGTTTCTTTATTCTTGATAACCATGAAGTTATACTCGTCTGTCTTCAGCAGCTCATCGATAGCTGCCTCCCATGCAACCTGGTTCGCGTCTGTTCCGGTGCTGGATACCAGAGCGATATTAGCTGTTTTGCCATTTCCATAGCCTTTTTCTTTCAGATCCTGAGCAGCTGCATCCAGAAGGCCCTTAGCGGCTGCGTCAGCGCTAATCTGGTTGATGAACAGGTCACGGGCATCTTCCTGTGCGTCAGCGTCGAAAGATACAACTTTGATTCCCTGATCCTGAGCTTTCTTCAGTGTCGGAGCAATAGCGGTGGGATCATTAGGCGATACTACGATAGCGTCAACTCCCTGTGCGATCCAACCCTCCAGGATATCTACCTGTTTCTGATTCGTAGCCTGATCCTGTGAAGGTCCGTCATACAGAAGGGTGATCCCCAGCTCGTCTGCCGCTTCCTGTGCCCCGCCCTTGCAGGCATCGAAATAGTTCTCACCTTTAAATTTAGGAAGCATCGCGATCGTCACATCGCCGCCTGTCTCTTTTTTCTCAGAACTGCTGCTAGTCGCTTTGCTGCTGGATGACACCGCGCTGCTGGATGCAGAAGATTCACTCTTGCTGCCAGAGTTGCTGGCTGCTGTGGAAGTGCTTTTGGAATCGCCGCAGCCGGCCAGCATGGACATAGCCATAACACCTACAAGCGCACCTGCTACTACTTTGGATAATGTTTTTTTCTTCATACTTTACCTCCCATTTTTTTAGAAGAATTTATTGTAAATTAAATTACAATCAGTTGTCAAACGGCTGTATGCTCGGAAGAAGTGATCTTTATCACTTTCTTCTGCTTCTCTCTGGACGACACAATGGAGAACGCGATCAGAGAAATCAACAGCACCGCACCCTGAACGATGGTCTGTACATCGATCGGGATATTCATTACAGTCAGGCCGCTGTTCAGCGTAGCGATAATCAACGTACCCAGGAGGGTTCCCTTCATATCGCCGACGCCGCCCATGATGCTGGTGCCGCCCAGGACTACGATCGTGATAACTTTCAGGTTGAAATTCGTACCCGCGTCATATTTTACGCTTGTAAACCGTCCCAGAAAGATAAACGCGGCCAGTGCGCAGACGATACCGGTAACCGTAAAGATAATAATCTGAATTTTCTCTGTGTTAATTCCGGCGTATTTCGCGGCGTTTTTATTCAGCCCGATGGCAAACAGCTTACGGCCAAATGTACTCTTCTGTAAAACTATCACAAAGATTACTGCCAGCACCGCAAAGAAGATTATCTGAATCGGAAGCGGGCCTACCATTGTATTGCCGCACCATCCGCTGAAATCATACGAATATACGCTGTCCCCTCCGGAAATACCTCTGGCCAGGCCCAGGAACAGGTACATGGTTGCCAGTGTGGTTATCATCTCTGATATCTTTGCCTTGGCGACCATCAGGCCGTTAATCAGCCCGCAGACTCCCCCGACTGCAACTGTCACAATGATGCCGGCGACACTGCTTCCGGTACCTGCAGCCGCCATACCGCCCAGCATACAGGACAAAACCATGATGTTGCCTACTGAAAGATCAATCCCGCCTGTTACAATAATCATTGTCATCGGAAGAGCGACCATGCCGATTTCTACAATGTTCTTCAGCATAACGTTGATGATATAATTGGCATTAAAGAAAGAGGGTGCCTTAATTCCGATTAACAGGAAGATCACAATCCAGATCACGAGTAAGGCCAGGTTAAAACTGAATTTAAATTTCTTCTTCTGTTCCATTATGCCTCACCTCCTACACTCGCTACGGAAATGATCCGTTTTTTCTTAATATTCTTAGCAGCAGACATTAATACAGAAATGATAATGATCGCACCCTTGATGGCATCTGCCCAGTCGGCGCTGATTCCCATGTAATTGATAGCCGGTGAAATCATGGAAAGGATAAAAGCTCCGACCACGGTCCCGATCAGCTTTCCTGATCCTCCCGCAGAACTGGTTCCGCCGAGCACAACTGCCGCGATAAATGTCATCTCCAGACCGCTTCCCATAGTAGTGGTCACACGCTGTCCGGCAGTTCCGATGATTGTAGCAGAGACTCCGAAGAAAAGCCCTGCAATCGCATATGTGAGAATTACTGTCTTATTTACGTTAATTCCAGTCAGACGGGCGCTGGTCATGTTGTTTCCGATCGCATAGATCTTCTTTGAAAACTTGGAATATTTCATGAAGATCAGACCGAATACAGCTACAATCAGGCAGATCAGCACACTGGCCGGAATAATTCCGAAAATCTTTGCGTCAAATGCCAGCCATGTATAAGATGCCGGAAGGTCATAGATCGAACCTTCAACTGCCAGCTGCAGACCCCCCTGAAAAATCTGTGTGGTTGCCAGCGTCGCAACGATAGCAGGGATCTTCAGCTTTGCCACCAGCAGGCCATTGATCGTGCTGAGTACAGCGCCTACGATCATGGCTACCGGAAGCAGTACGCCAAACGGAGCGCCGGTTTTTCCGATTGCTGCTATGACAATACAGATTACTGAAATCAGTGAACCTGTGGATACGTCAATGTTTGATGTTAAAATAATCATGTTCATTCCGACAGCGGCAATCAGCGTATAGCTGAAGGTGTTCAGCAGACTCATGATGTTATTCAGATTGTAAAATCCTCTGGCAAACACCGCAAGAAGCAGCAGCACTATCACCAGAAACATCGCAAGGTAGAATTCGCTGGTCAGAAATGACGCTTTTTTCTTATTTTCCTGATTCATCTTCTCCCACCTCCTAGGATACTTTCATTTGCTTTTTGGATTCCAGCGCTACAGTCAGGATCTTCTCCTGGGTTACATCGCCTCTGTCAAAGCAGCCGCCGATATATCCGTCTTTCATGACGTAAATTCTGTCGCACATTCCGATCAGCTCAGGAAGTTCGGAAGAAATCATAATAATGGTCAAGCCCTGCTGGGTCAGATCACTGATGATTTTATGTATCTCTGCTTTCGCGTTGACATCAACGCCCCTGGTAGGCTCATCCAGAATCAGAATCTTCGGATTCAGAGCCAGCGCCTTCGACACGGATACCTTCTGCTGGTTGCCGCCGGAAAGGTTTGCCACCAGGAAATCCGGTCCCGGAGCTTTAATTTCGATGTCATTAATATATTTCTCACCAATTTCATCTTCTTTTTTCTTATCTATCAGGCTCAGAGATTTCGTAAAGTTCTGAAGCTGGGGAAGAGTGATATTCTGCTCAATACTCATATCCACGATCAGCCCGTATTTCCCACGGTCCTCCGAAACATATACGATGCCTTCTTTCATGGCATCCTGATAATTCCGGATGTGCAGCTCCTTGCCATCCATGTATACCTTTCCGGCAGCTTTTTTCGAAAAGCCACAGATGCATTCCATCAACTCAGTCCGACCTGCGCCTGCCAGACCCGCAAAACCGAGGATCTCTCCCTTGCGGAGCTGGAAGCTGATATCATCCAGAAATCCCTCATCGTAGATCCCTTTCGCCTCAAAAAATACATCGCCGATTTTCGTATCAGCTTTCGGATAGTAA includes:
- a CDS encoding autoinducer 2 ABC transporter substrate-binding protein; its protein translation is MKKKTLSKVVAGALVGVMAMSMLAGCGDSKSTSTAASNSGSKSESSASSSAVSSSSKATSSSSEKKETGGDVTIAMLPKFKGENYFDACKGGAQEAADELGITLLYDGPSQDQATNQKQVDILEGWIAQGVDAIVVSPNDPTAIAPTLKKAQDQGIKVVSFDADAQEDARDLFINQISADAAAKGLLDAAAQDLKEKGYGNGKTANIALVSSTGTDANQVAWEAAIDELLKTDEYNFMVIKNKETDVYYPGTDETKVNSEAATLMGRMGEGDDKIQAAIALSSMATPALGAQYASASSKPDASKISLTGLATPNALKTYIKDETNPLNTGVLWNCADLGYLAIQGAYQLITGDITSDSTSINAGRLGEKVIEDKQCILGDALIFDASNVDEFDY
- a CDS encoding ABC transporter permease, encoding MEQKKKFKFSFNLALLVIWIVIFLLIGIKAPSFFNANYIINVMLKNIVEIGMVALPMTMIIVTGGIDLSVGNIMVLSCMLGGMAAAGTGSSVAGIIVTVAVGGVCGLINGLMVAKAKISEMITTLATMYLFLGLARGISGGDSVYSYDFSGWCGNTMVGPLPIQIIFFAVLAVIFVIVLQKSTFGRKLFAIGLNKNAAKYAGINTEKIQIIIFTVTGIVCALAAFIFLGRFTSVKYDAGTNFNLKVITIVVLGGTSIMGGVGDMKGTLLGTLIIATLNSGLTVMNIPIDVQTIVQGAVLLISLIAFSIVSSREKQKKVIKITSSEHTAV
- a CDS encoding ABC transporter permease, with product MNQENKKKASFLTSEFYLAMFLVIVLLLLAVFARGFYNLNNIMSLLNTFSYTLIAAVGMNMIILTSNIDVSTGSLISVICIVIAAIGKTGAPFGVLLPVAMIVGAVLSTINGLLVAKLKIPAIVATLATTQIFQGGLQLAVEGSIYDLPASYTWLAFDAKIFGIIPASVLICLIVAVFGLIFMKYSKFSKKIYAIGNNMTSARLTGINVNKTVILTYAIAGLFFGVSATIIGTAGQRVTTTMGSGLEMTFIAAVVLGGTSSAGGSGKLIGTVVGAFILSMISPAINYMGISADWADAIKGAIIIISVLMSAAKNIKKKRIISVASVGGEA
- a CDS encoding sugar ABC transporter ATP-binding protein — protein: MGDVVLELKGIVKSFPGVLALDGIDFELKSGEVHAICGENGAGKSTLMKVVCGVHKPDKGIMKVNGKEEHFSNPLEAYGKGVAIIFQETSLFEEMSVLDNLFLGHEMTKNVGPVKIIDYAAMTKRANEIFERLNVSMNLSAPIKKLGMAQKQMVEIAKALTFDANIIIFDEPTASLTEREVKALFKIINGLKEDGFGIVYISHRMEEIFEICDRVTVVRDGKYISTNQVSEIDKDSLVADMVGRKMGSYYPKADTKIGDVFFEAKGIYDEGFLDDISFQLRKGEILGFAGLAGAGRTELMECICGFSKKAAGKVYMDGKELHIRNYQDAMKEGIVYVSEDRGKYGLIVDMSIEQNITLPQLQNFTKSLSLIDKKKEDEIGEKYINDIEIKAPGPDFLVANLSGGNQQKVSVSKALALNPKILILDEPTRGVDVNAKAEIHKIISDLTQQGLTIIMISSELPELIGMCDRIYVMKDGYIGGCFDRGDVTQEKILTVALESKKQMKVS